From a region of the Williamsia phyllosphaerae genome:
- a CDS encoding nitroreductase/quinone reductase family protein, translating to MTDFNETIINEFRSNGGHVETAGFGDKLVILHSIGAKSGDVRLNPLLALSEDDSWLIVGSAAGSPKDPAWVHNLRAHPAIDMEVPRDGEVATIKVNVSEVPDSVWAENWKKFTDFSDGFKEYEKTAEGRKFPIFRLNPA from the coding sequence ATGACTGATTTCAACGAGACCATCATCAACGAGTTCCGCAGCAACGGCGGTCATGTGGAGACAGCAGGTTTCGGCGACAAGCTCGTCATCCTGCATTCCATCGGCGCCAAGAGCGGCGACGTGCGCCTCAACCCGCTCCTGGCCCTGTCCGAGGACGACTCCTGGCTCATCGTCGGCTCGGCCGCCGGATCCCCCAAGGACCCGGCCTGGGTGCACAACCTGCGTGCCCACCCGGCCATCGACATGGAGGTGCCTCGCGATGGCGAGGTCGCGACCATCAAGGTGAACGTCTCCGAGGTGCCCGACTCCGTTTGGGCCGAGAACTGGAAGAAGTTCACCGACTTCTCCGACGGCTTCAAGGAGTACGAGAAGACCGCCGAGGGTCGTAAGTTCCCGATCTTCCGCTTGAACCCGGCCTGA